A single window of Channa argus isolate prfri chromosome 12, Channa argus male v1.0, whole genome shotgun sequence DNA harbors:
- the LOC137137059 gene encoding myelin-oligodendrocyte glycoprotein-like, whose product MKRNLLKTGDLSLTLKYPTDWDKKTYTCTVYSKEGNILMKKDVKLQVKDCQVEVEEGVESVQLPFRTIGDLPEDTTVEWLDSNYRTVHEYKNNSEQPGEQNQIYRDRTEMKEDLLKTGDLSLTLKHPTVRDTGTYVCCVYSSNIWREKTVMFKVRKRTQDKDETVDIRNRSSSTDPTPLMADQSV is encoded by the exons atgaagagaaacctgctgaaaactggagacctcagtctgaccctgaaataccccacagactGGGACAAAAAGACCTAcacctgcaccgtctacagcaAAGAGGGAAACATCttgatgaagaaagatgtgaagctccaggtcaaag attgtcaggtggaggtggaggagggagtggagtctgtccagctgcccttcaGGACCATTGGTGACCTGCCTGAGGACACTACAGTGGAGTGGTTGGACAGTAACTATAGGACTGTCCACGAATATAAGAACAACTCTGAACAGCCTGGAGAACAGAACCAGATCTACAGAGACCGAACAGAGATGAAAGAAGACCTGCTGaagactggagacctcagtctgaccctgaaacaccccacagtcagagacacaggGACATATGTCTGCTGTGTCTACAGCAGTAACatctggagagaaaaaacagttatgtttaaagtcagaa AGAGAACTCAGGAcaaagatgagacagtggacatcaggaacagaagcagctcCACTGATCCAACTCCTCTGATGGCTGATCAATCAGTTTGA